One window from the genome of Equus quagga isolate Etosha38 chromosome 6, UCLA_HA_Equagga_1.0, whole genome shotgun sequence encodes:
- the IFNK gene encoding interferon kappa — MSVKPDVIRKCLWPACLVGLFITGILSLDCNFLNIHLSRVTWQNLRLLSVMSNSFPIECLRENKAFELPEEILSHTQPVKNDIKEAFYEASIQAFNIFSQYTFRSAWEEKHLKQIQIGLGHQLQYLEQCLEEEEKENEDMKEMEEEGTKHSAMMVPPLSHLELRRYFNRIDNFLKEKKYSHCAWEIVRVEIRRCFYLLLKSMALLRRK, encoded by the coding sequence ATGAGCGTCAAGCCTGATGTGATTCGAAAGTGTCTGTGGCCTGCATGCCTTGTGGGTCTGTTCATCACGGGCATCCTCTCGCTGGACTGTAACTTTCTGAATATTCACCTGAGTAGAGTCACCTGGCAAAATCTGAGACTTCTGAGCGTTATGAGCAATTCATTTCCTATAGAGTGTCTAAGAGAAAACAAAGCTTTTGAGTTGCCCGAAGAGATTCTATCGCACACCCAGCCTGTGAAAAACGACATCAAGGAGGCCTTCTATGAAGCGTCTATACAGGCTTTCAACATCTTCAGTCAATACACCTTCAGATCCGCTTGGGAAGAGAAACATCTGAAACAAATCCAAATCGGACTTGGTCATCAATTGCAGTACCTGGAACAATgcttggaggaagaagagaaggaaaacgaAGACATGAAGGAGATGGAAGAGGAAGGGACGAAACACTCAGCAATGATGGTCCCCCCGCTGAGCCACCTAGAACTGAGGAGGTATTTCAACAGGATAGACAAtttcctgaaagagaagaaatacagtCACTGTGCCTGGGAGATCGTCCGAGTGGAAATCAGAAGATGTTTCTATCTCCTTCTGAAATCCATGGCACTACTCAGGAGGAAATAA